The DNA segment CGACCACACCTTCATCCCCGGGAAATTCCCCTTCAGGTTCATCGGCAGCGCCGAGCGCATCGCCGCAAACCCGGAATGCATCTCGCCACAGATGGCGCGGCAATGCGCGCGCGCTGCGCGGTCCTCGGGCAGCAGGCCGGCCTTGGGGCGGATCTCGTTCAGGTATTCGGCGATGGCCAGCGTGTCCCATACCGTGACGCCCTGATGGCGCAGGCAAGGCACCAGGATCGACGGCGACAGCAGCAGGATTTCGGCGCGCGCGGCGGCATCGTCCGGCGGGACCAGCACTTCCTCGAACTCCAGGCCGGCAAAGCGGGCCAGCAGCCAGCCGCGCAGCGACCATGACGAATAGGTCTTGCTGCTGATGGTGAGTGTGGTCTTGCTCATCACGCCTCCTTAGCGGCGCACTTGAACGGTGCGTTCGTGCGGCACATATGGCACCAGTCTGATGCCAGCGCCCCGGCGCGCATCATGAGGCGGTGCCCCGCCGTTCGGCAGGCGCAGCCGGCACAACTTTACGCATGCCCCCGCAGCCTTCCGCGTGGCACCGCGCAAAGCGCATGCCAGGCGCGCGCCGATGGCATATATATTGCGGCATGGGAACACCAGAACCACGAGGGCCCAGCCATGCTGTACCACGCGTACCAGACCTACGCGGACATGATACTGCCGGCGTGCACGCTGGCGGAACTGGCCGCCGCGACGCTGGCCGCCCACCCCCGGGCGACCAGCTTCGACGCCGTACGCACGCTGCAGGCCGCCTGCGAGATCATCGCGCTCGGGCGCCTGACGCACCACCGTCCGGCCTTCGGCATTGACAGCGCCATGGTTGCAGGCCGACCGGTGCCGGTCACCGAGGAAGTGGTGCTGCGCACGCCGTTCTGCTCGCTGCTGCACTTCCGCCGCCAGGGCATCGGCGGCCAGCCGCGCGTGCTGCTGGTGGCGCCGATGTCCGGCCACTTTGCCACGCTGTTGCGCGGCACCGCGCAGACCATGCTGGCCGACCACGACGTCTATATCACCGACTGGCACAACCCGCGCGATATCCCGCTGATGGCCGGACGCTTCGGCTTCGATGAATTCGTGCAGCACCTGATCCACTTCCTGCAGGCGCTTGGCGGCGGCACGCACGTGGTGGCGGTGTGCCAGCCCACGGTGGCCGCACTGGCGGCGGCGGCGATCATGGCCGAGGACGGCGACCCGGCCCAGCCGCCCAGCCTGACTCTGATGGCCGGCCCGATCGACGCGCGGGTCAACCCGACCAAGGTCAACGAACTGGCCATCAGCCAGCCGATCGACTGGTTCGAGCGCACACTGATCAGCCTGGTGCCACTGCGCTTTGCCGGGGCGATGCGGCGCGTCTATCCGGGCCATGTGCAGCTGCTGGCCTTCATGAACATGAACCTGGAGCGCCATGAGCAGGCGCTGCGCGAACTCTACGCCTATCGCGAGCGCGGCGA comes from the Cupriavidus sp. P-10 genome and includes:
- a CDS encoding glutathione S-transferase family protein, with the protein product MSKTTLTISSKTYSSWSLRGWLLARFAGLEFEEVLVPPDDAAARAEILLLSPSILVPCLRHQGVTVWDTLAIAEYLNEIRPKAGLLPEDRAARAHCRAICGEMHSGFAAMRSALPMNLKGNFPGMKVWSRAQADIDRITAIWTECLTRYGGPYLFGTRTMADAMYAPVVTRFVTYGVMLDPEPVAYCKQILAMPELQEWITAARAEPDEISELDVEF
- a CDS encoding polyhydroxyalkanoate depolymerase, whose protein sequence is MLYHAYQTYADMILPACTLAELAAATLAAHPRATSFDAVRTLQAACEIIALGRLTHHRPAFGIDSAMVAGRPVPVTEEVVLRTPFCSLLHFRRQGIGGQPRVLLVAPMSGHFATLLRGTAQTMLADHDVYITDWHNPRDIPLMAGRFGFDEFVQHLIHFLQALGGGTHVVAVCQPTVAALAAAAIMAEDGDPAQPPSLTLMAGPIDARVNPTKVNELAISQPIDWFERTLISLVPLRFAGAMRRVYPGHVQLLAFMNMNLERHEQALRELYAYRERGEHDKADAIRDFYIEYFATMDLTAEFYLETVSLVFQRFLLAQGLLDVAGRRVCTSAIRHTALLTVEGERDDICAIGQTMAAQDLCPSLRPYMRTHHVQTGVGHYGVFNGKRWETQVYPLVRNTIYTSS